A portion of the Pseudomonas synxantha BG33R genome contains these proteins:
- a CDS encoding Hsp20 family protein, whose amino-acid sequence MATTLSLAPLFRQSVGFDRFNDLFESALRSEAPNSYPPHNVEKHGDDAYRIVIAVAGLTEEDLDIQVERGVLTVSGGKRETDDKVAYLHQGIAQRAFRLSFRLADHIEVRGAALTNGLLSIDLQREVPEEAKPKRITIGGESKPELRQVSVQ is encoded by the coding sequence ATGGCTACTACCCTTTCGTTGGCACCACTGTTCCGTCAATCGGTGGGCTTTGACCGCTTCAATGACCTGTTCGAGTCGGCGCTGCGTAGCGAGGCTCCGAACTCCTATCCACCTCACAACGTGGAAAAGCACGGTGACGACGCGTACCGCATTGTCATCGCCGTCGCTGGCCTGACCGAGGAGGATCTGGATATCCAGGTCGAAAGGGGCGTCTTGACGGTTTCCGGCGGTAAACGCGAAACCGACGATAAGGTCGCTTACCTGCACCAAGGCATTGCTCAACGTGCCTTCCGGTTGTCGTTCCGCCTGGCGGACCACATCGAAGTGCGCGGCGCAGCCCTGACCAATGGTTTGCTGAGCATCGACCTGCAGCGCGAGGTGCCTGAAGAGGCCAAGCCCAAACGCATCACGATTGGTGGCGAAAGCAAGCCTGAACTGCGTCAGGTAAGTGTGCAGTAA
- a CDS encoding LysR family transcriptional regulator, whose protein sequence is MDIKQLKFLIALEQTRHFGQAAARCHITQPTLSMRLRNLEDELGLELVTRGQRFEGFTEAGERVLAWARTLLAAHDGLFAEAAACRGQLVGNLRLGLVPLSGFNPIRFIQDLSHTFPELKFSLTSMSSDRIIEALGTNQLDLGVCYLDHVNPNYLDFFEMGETRVGLLYDTRHFHFEGTQMSWEDAAELPLGMISNGMHYRKSIDLSFRSRGLDPQPILESDSTYQLFQAIHEGFCCAIMPLDSGLESPIENLAFINLPDASVLAPLGMVMRKTEPRSAIAEKCFAEARKLFAIKGEG, encoded by the coding sequence ATGGACATAAAGCAACTCAAATTCCTGATCGCGCTGGAGCAGACCCGGCACTTCGGCCAGGCTGCTGCACGCTGCCATATCACCCAGCCGACCCTGTCGATGCGCCTGCGCAACCTGGAAGATGAGCTTGGCCTGGAGCTGGTCACCCGCGGCCAGCGCTTTGAAGGCTTCACCGAAGCCGGCGAGCGTGTGCTGGCCTGGGCGAGGACGCTGCTCGCTGCCCATGACGGCCTGTTTGCCGAAGCCGCCGCATGCCGTGGCCAACTGGTCGGTAACCTGCGCCTGGGCCTGGTGCCCCTGAGCGGCTTCAACCCGATCCGTTTCATTCAGGACTTGTCCCACACCTTCCCGGAACTCAAGTTCAGCCTCACATCCATGAGTTCGGACAGGATCATCGAAGCGCTGGGCACCAACCAGCTGGACCTGGGTGTGTGCTACCTGGACCACGTCAATCCCAACTATCTGGATTTTTTTGAAATGGGCGAGACCCGTGTCGGGCTGCTCTACGACACCCGCCACTTCCATTTCGAAGGCACCCAAATGAGCTGGGAAGACGCCGCCGAACTGCCATTGGGGATGATCAGCAACGGCATGCACTACCGCAAATCCATCGACCTGAGTTTCCGCAGCCGTGGCCTGGATCCGCAGCCGATCCTCGAAAGCGATTCCACCTATCAACTGTTCCAGGCGATCCACGAAGGCTTCTGCTGCGCGATCATGCCGTTGGACAGCGGCCTGGAAAGCCCGATCGAGAACCTGGCGTTCATCAACCTGCCGGACGCCAGCGTCCTCGCGCCCCTGGGCATGGTGATGCGCAAGACCGAACCACGCTCGGCCATTGCCGAGAAGTGTTTTGCCGAAGCCAGGAAGTTGTTTGCGATCAAGGGCGAGGGTTAA
- the moaB gene encoding molybdenum cofactor biosynthesis protein B, which translates to MSVTSDALFVPLNIAVLTVSDTREYANDTSGQLLVSRLLEAGHSLLERNLLKDDLYKIRAQVAAWIADERVQVVLITGGTGFTGRDSTPEAVGCLLDKHIDGFGELFRAISILDIGTSTVQSRALAGLANGTLVCCLPGSTGACRTAWEGILAEQLDARHRPCNFVPHLKPVALCGTRG; encoded by the coding sequence ATGAGCGTCACGTCGGATGCATTGTTTGTACCCCTGAATATTGCCGTGTTGACGGTCAGCGATACCCGCGAATATGCCAATGACACCTCCGGGCAATTGCTGGTCAGTCGCCTGTTGGAAGCTGGGCACAGCCTGTTGGAGCGCAACCTGCTCAAGGATGACCTGTACAAAATTCGCGCCCAGGTGGCGGCCTGGATCGCCGATGAGCGCGTGCAGGTGGTGTTGATTACCGGCGGCACGGGGTTTACCGGCCGCGACAGCACCCCCGAGGCGGTGGGCTGTTTGCTGGATAAGCACATTGATGGTTTTGGTGAGCTGTTCCGTGCGATCTCGATTCTTGATATTGGTACGTCCACGGTGCAGAGCCGCGCCTTGGCCGGGCTGGCCAACGGCACGCTGGTGTGCTGCCTGCCGGGCTCGACGGGTGCTTGTCGTACTGCCTGGGAAGGTATTCTGGCCGAGCAGCTCGATGCGCGCCACCGACCATGTAACTTCGTGCCGCACCTCAAGCCGGTGGCTCTGTGCGGCACGCGAGGATGA
- the glp gene encoding gephyrin-like molybdotransferase Glp has translation MRRAALMSVEEAIAALLALAEEHRLHDSELVLLSDARQRVLANDLVASLDLPPWPNSAMDGYALNLTDWHGQPLPVSQQIFAGQAPEPLQPGTCARIFTGAPVPDGANCIEMQENAEVLDDARVRFTQPLREGQNIRTQGQENRAGEVLLHAGKRLGPFELAVAAAQGCTHVSVVRRPRVALLSTGDELAEPGTPLKPGCIYNSNRTLLSHWLGALGCEVIDGGILPDQSQLTRLKLEQLQQAADLILTTGGVSAGDADCLGQVLRECGKPLFWKLAIKPGKPLTVGSFGRVPVIGLPGNPASALVTFGLLARAYLLRIQGVDDVTPMSFEVNVGFDWPKAGSRREYLRARIEAGRAVLYPNQSSGVMLGASWADGLVEICEGSTLRAGDTARFIPFSELF, from the coding sequence ATGAGGCGCGCCGCGCTGATGTCGGTGGAGGAGGCCATTGCTGCGTTGTTGGCCCTGGCCGAGGAGCATCGCCTGCACGACAGCGAGCTGGTGCTGCTCAGCGATGCCCGGCAACGGGTGCTGGCCAATGACCTGGTGGCGAGCCTGGACCTGCCGCCCTGGCCCAACAGTGCCATGGACGGCTACGCCCTGAACCTCACAGACTGGCACGGCCAGCCACTGCCGGTGTCGCAGCAGATCTTCGCCGGTCAAGCGCCTGAACCGCTGCAGCCCGGTACCTGTGCGCGCATCTTCACCGGCGCACCGGTGCCGGACGGGGCCAACTGCATCGAAATGCAGGAGAACGCCGAGGTGCTGGACGATGCGCGTGTGCGCTTTACCCAGCCGCTGCGCGAGGGCCAGAATATCCGCACCCAAGGCCAGGAAAACCGCGCCGGTGAGGTATTACTGCATGCCGGCAAGCGACTCGGCCCTTTCGAGCTGGCCGTCGCGGCAGCCCAGGGCTGCACCCATGTGTCGGTGGTACGCCGGCCACGGGTGGCGCTGCTGTCCACCGGCGATGAACTGGCCGAGCCGGGCACACCGCTCAAGCCTGGCTGCATCTACAACAGCAATCGAACTTTGCTCAGCCATTGGCTGGGGGCACTGGGTTGTGAGGTCATCGACGGCGGCATTCTCCCCGACCAGTCGCAACTGACTCGGCTCAAGCTGGAGCAGCTGCAACAGGCGGCCGACCTGATCCTGACCACCGGCGGCGTGTCGGCCGGCGATGCCGATTGCCTCGGCCAGGTACTGCGTGAATGCGGCAAGCCATTGTTCTGGAAACTTGCGATCAAACCGGGCAAACCCCTGACCGTCGGTTCGTTTGGCCGAGTGCCGGTGATTGGCCTGCCCGGCAACCCGGCCTCGGCACTGGTGACCTTCGGCTTGCTGGCCCGGGCTTATCTACTGCGTATCCAGGGCGTCGATGATGTCACGCCGATGAGCTTTGAGGTGAATGTGGGGTTTGACTGGCCCAAGGCCGGCAGTCGCCGCGAGTACCTGCGAGCCAGGATCGAGGCGGGCAGGGCGGTGCTGTATCCGAACCAGAGTTCCGGGGTGATGCTGGGTGCATCGTGGGCTGATGGGTTGGTTGAAATTTGCGAGGGCAGCACGTTGCGGGCCGGTGATACGGCGCGGTTTATACCGTTCTCTGAGTTGTTCTGA
- the moaE gene encoding molybdopterin synthase catalytic subunit MoaE, giving the protein MPIQVQTELLDLGELTRSVHAEDPGVGAVATFVGYVRDINQGDQVSALFLEHYPGMTERALQLIVDQAHERWPLQRVSIVHRVGPLKVGEPIVFVGVASQHRLDAFEACAFLMDYLKTRAPFWKREQTPAGERWVEGRESDRLAQERWVLS; this is encoded by the coding sequence ATGCCGATTCAGGTGCAGACCGAACTGTTGGACCTGGGTGAACTGACCCGCAGCGTGCACGCCGAAGACCCCGGCGTTGGCGCCGTGGCCACGTTCGTGGGGTATGTACGCGATATCAACCAGGGCGATCAGGTCAGCGCATTGTTCCTTGAGCATTACCCCGGCATGACCGAGCGCGCACTGCAGTTGATCGTTGATCAAGCCCATGAACGCTGGCCGCTACAGCGGGTAAGCATCGTTCATCGTGTGGGCCCGCTGAAGGTGGGTGAGCCCATCGTCTTCGTCGGCGTCGCCAGCCAACATCGCCTGGATGCCTTTGAAGCCTGCGCGTTCCTGATGGACTACCTCAAGACTCGGGCGCCGTTCTGGAAGCGGGAGCAAACGCCAGCTGGAGAGCGTTGGGTAGAAGGACGGGAAAGTGACCGGCTGGCGCAGGAGCGCTGGGTACTCAGTTAA
- the moaD gene encoding molybdopterin converting factor subunit 1 gives MILINYFARYREQLGVGGEKLVLDESLRTIADVRQLLCARDETWQQVLGETSLMCALNQELCTPQALIEDFDEIAFFPQVTGG, from the coding sequence ATGATTCTGATCAACTACTTTGCGCGCTACCGTGAACAACTGGGTGTTGGCGGTGAAAAGCTCGTATTGGATGAGTCCCTGCGCACCATTGCAGACGTCAGGCAATTGCTATGCGCCCGCGATGAGACCTGGCAGCAAGTGCTGGGTGAAACCAGCCTGATGTGCGCGCTGAACCAGGAACTCTGCACACCGCAAGCGCTGATCGAAGACTTCGACGAAATTGCGTTCTTCCCCCAAGTGACCGGAGGCTGA
- the moaC gene encoding cyclic pyranopterin monophosphate synthase MoaC — protein sequence MHEHSPTLTHLDAAGRASMVDVTDKAATTREAQAQAWVHMLPATLQLIQANGHPKGDVFAVARIAGIMAAKKTHELIPLCHPLMLSSIHLELRAIEPDRVQILSTCRLNGQTGVELEALTAASVAALTIYDMCKAVDRGMVIDRIQLLKKHGGKSGTFIAGDAQ from the coding sequence ATGCACGAACACTCGCCTACCCTGACCCATCTGGACGCCGCAGGCCGAGCCAGCATGGTCGACGTCACCGACAAAGCCGCTACCACCCGCGAAGCCCAGGCCCAGGCTTGGGTGCACATGTTGCCGGCCACCTTGCAACTGATCCAGGCCAACGGCCATCCCAAGGGCGATGTGTTTGCCGTGGCACGTATCGCCGGGATCATGGCCGCGAAGAAAACCCATGAGCTGATCCCGCTGTGCCACCCGCTGATGCTCAGTTCGATCCACCTCGAACTGCGCGCCATCGAGCCTGACAGAGTGCAGATCCTCAGCACCTGCCGGCTCAACGGCCAGACCGGCGTCGAACTCGAAGCCCTGACCGCCGCCAGCGTGGCAGCCTTGACGATCTATGACATGTGCAAGGCCGTGGATCGGGGCATGGTCATCGACCGAATCCAGCTGCTGAAAAAACACGGCGGCAAATCAGGCACCTTCATTGCAGGAGACGCCCAATGA
- the moaA gene encoding GTP 3',8-cyclase MoaA, whose translation MTDKILMDSFSRRVDYLRMSVTDRCDFRCVYCMAEDMQFLPRQRILTLEELYQLAESFVTLGTRKIRLTGGEPLIRPGVVDLCQRIAALPGLRELCMTTNGSQLGKLAAPLFEAGVKRLNISLDSLDPQRFRELTRTGDLAKVIAGIDAANAAGFQHTKLNCVVMKGRNDHEINDLVAFAIERGVDISFIEEMPLGVISEHSRAEAFYSSAQVRERIAERYTLIDSAESTQGPSRYWRLAEAPHIRLGFISPHSHNFCGTCNRVRLTVEGRLLLCLGNEHSVDLKEVLRRYPGEPQRLEHAILESMKIKPYRHNFELNDEVQVVRFMNMTGG comes from the coding sequence ATGACCGATAAAATCCTGATGGATAGTTTTTCTCGCCGGGTCGACTATCTCAGAATGTCGGTGACCGACCGCTGCGATTTCCGTTGTGTGTATTGCATGGCCGAAGACATGCAGTTCCTGCCGCGCCAGCGCATCCTCACCCTGGAGGAGCTGTATCAACTGGCTGAAAGCTTCGTCACCCTGGGCACTCGTAAAATCCGCCTGACCGGCGGCGAGCCGCTGATTCGCCCAGGTGTGGTTGACCTGTGCCAGCGCATCGCCGCCCTCCCCGGCCTGCGCGAGCTGTGCATGACCACCAACGGCTCGCAGTTGGGCAAGCTCGCCGCCCCCTTGTTCGAGGCTGGCGTGAAGCGCCTGAACATCAGCCTCGACAGCCTTGATCCCCAGCGCTTTCGCGAACTGACGCGCACCGGCGATCTGGCAAAAGTCATCGCCGGTATTGACGCTGCGAATGCTGCGGGTTTTCAACACACCAAACTCAATTGCGTGGTGATGAAAGGCCGCAACGATCACGAGATCAACGACCTGGTAGCGTTCGCCATCGAACGCGGCGTGGATATCAGCTTTATCGAGGAAATGCCCCTGGGCGTGATCAGCGAACACAGCCGTGCCGAGGCTTTCTACTCCAGCGCGCAAGTGCGCGAGCGCATCGCCGAACGCTACACCCTGATCGACTCGGCCGAATCGACCCAGGGCCCTTCACGCTACTGGCGCCTGGCCGAAGCACCGCATATCCGCCTGGGCTTTATTTCCCCCCACAGCCACAACTTCTGCGGCACCTGCAACCGCGTGCGGCTGACCGTTGAAGGCCGCTTGCTGCTGTGCCTGGGCAACGAGCATTCGGTCGACCTCAAGGAGGTGCTGCGCCGTTACCCGGGTGAACCGCAACGGCTGGAGCACGCCATTCTCGAGTCGATGAAGATCAAGCCGTATCGACACAACTTCGAGCTCAACGATGAAGTGCAGGTGGTGCGTTTCATGAACATGACCGGCGGCTAG
- a CDS encoding FdhF/YdeP family oxidoreductase yields MSEVERYKPYKGAAAGWGALIAVTKNWLGSENALKNIRAMLKTNQNGGFDCPGCAWGESPESGMVKFCENGAKAVNWEATGRLVNPAFFNKYTVSSLAAQSDYWLEYQGRLTHPMRYDDSLDRYVEITWDDAFALIAKHLNELESPDQAEFYTSGRASNEAAYLYQLFVRAYGTNNFPDCSNMCHEASGLGMDDSVGVGKGTVTFDDLEEADAIFVIGQNPGTNHPRMLEPLREAVKRGAQVICFNPLKERGLERFQHPQHPLEMLTNGSEPTSSAYFRPALGGDMAAFRGIAKFLLKWEREALENDGEAVFDRAFIAQHTSGLEHYLAQVDATSWEHIVEQSGLSLEDIELAARMYRRAKRVIMCWAMGVTQHTHSVLTVQEIINVQLLRGNIGRPGAGLSPVRGHSNVQGDRTMGINELAPPELINALEARFDFKVPRRHGHNTVMAIAAMEEGRAKVFIGLGGNFAQATPDTPRTHAALRKCDLTVHIATKLNRSHLVTGREALILPCLGRTDIDIQEQGPQGVTVEDTFSMVHISHGQLKPKSPLMRSEPAIIAGIANATLGNHPIDWLWTVADYGRIRDLIADTIPGFKDFNTKLLHPGGFHLGNDAARRIWKTDSGKAQFVSSVLPAHLVSEGVRNLDVKPELILQTMRSHDQYNTTLYGLDDRYRGVYGMRDVVFVNEQDIRKLGYEPGQKVDMVSLWGDGRERRVSGFTLIAYDIPAGQAAAYYPETNPLVPLESYGDRTFTPTSKFIAIRLEPAPVSNLIQSHGA; encoded by the coding sequence ATGAGCGAAGTTGAACGTTATAAACCGTACAAGGGGGCCGCCGCCGGTTGGGGCGCGCTGATCGCGGTGACGAAAAACTGGCTGGGCAGTGAAAACGCGCTCAAGAACATCCGTGCGATGCTCAAGACCAACCAGAACGGCGGTTTTGACTGTCCCGGTTGCGCCTGGGGCGAGTCGCCGGAAAGCGGCATGGTCAAGTTCTGCGAGAACGGCGCCAAGGCGGTCAACTGGGAAGCCACCGGGCGCCTGGTCAATCCGGCGTTCTTCAACAAATACACGGTGTCGTCGCTGGCAGCGCAAAGTGACTATTGGCTCGAATACCAGGGCCGCCTGACACACCCAATGCGCTATGACGACTCGCTGGACCGTTATGTCGAAATCACTTGGGACGATGCCTTTGCCCTGATCGCCAAGCACCTCAACGAACTGGAGTCGCCGGACCAGGCCGAGTTCTATACCTCGGGGCGCGCCAGTAACGAAGCGGCTTATTTGTACCAACTGTTCGTTCGCGCCTACGGTACCAACAACTTTCCCGACTGTTCGAACATGTGCCACGAAGCCAGCGGCCTGGGCATGGACGACAGTGTTGGCGTGGGCAAAGGCACGGTGACCTTCGATGACCTGGAAGAAGCCGACGCGATTTTCGTCATCGGCCAGAACCCCGGCACCAACCACCCACGTATGCTCGAACCGCTGCGCGAGGCGGTAAAGCGCGGTGCCCAGGTGATCTGTTTCAACCCGCTCAAGGAACGTGGGCTGGAGCGTTTCCAACACCCGCAGCATCCCCTGGAGATGCTCACCAACGGTTCCGAACCTACCTCGTCGGCGTACTTTCGCCCGGCCTTGGGCGGCGACATGGCGGCCTTTCGTGGTATCGCCAAGTTCCTGCTCAAATGGGAACGTGAAGCCCTGGAGAACGATGGCGAGGCAGTCTTCGACCGCGCTTTCATTGCCCAGCACACCTCGGGCCTGGAGCACTATCTGGCGCAAGTGGACGCCACCTCATGGGAGCATATCGTCGAGCAATCGGGCCTGAGCCTTGAGGATATCGAGCTGGCCGCACGCATGTACCGACGCGCCAAGCGGGTGATCATGTGCTGGGCGATGGGCGTGACCCAGCACACACACTCGGTGCTGACCGTGCAGGAAATCATCAACGTGCAACTGTTGCGTGGCAATATCGGCCGGCCAGGGGCGGGGCTATCGCCCGTGCGTGGCCACAGCAACGTGCAGGGCGACCGCACCATGGGCATCAACGAACTGGCGCCGCCGGAGTTGATCAACGCATTGGAAGCACGCTTTGACTTCAAGGTCCCGCGCCGCCATGGTCACAACACGGTCATGGCGATTGCGGCCATGGAAGAAGGGCGCGCCAAGGTCTTCATCGGCCTGGGCGGCAATTTTGCCCAAGCGACGCCGGACACCCCGCGCACCCACGCGGCATTGCGCAAGTGCGACCTCACTGTGCACATCGCTACCAAGCTCAACCGCAGCCATCTGGTGACGGGCCGCGAAGCCTTGATCCTGCCGTGCCTGGGCCGCACCGATATCGACATCCAGGAACAAGGCCCGCAAGGCGTGACCGTTGAAGACACCTTCAGCATGGTGCACATCTCCCACGGCCAGCTGAAACCCAAGTCGCCGCTGATGCGTTCGGAACCCGCCATCATTGCCGGGATCGCCAATGCGACCCTGGGCAATCACCCGATTGACTGGCTGTGGACGGTGGCCGACTACGGCCGCATCCGCGACTTGATTGCCGACACCATTCCCGGCTTCAAGGACTTCAACACCAAACTGCTGCATCCGGGCGGCTTTCATCTGGGCAACGACGCAGCGCGACGCATCTGGAAAACCGACAGCGGCAAAGCCCAGTTTGTCTCCAGCGTGTTGCCGGCGCACCTGGTCAGCGAAGGCGTGCGCAATCTGGACGTCAAGCCGGAGCTGATCCTGCAGACCATGCGTTCCCACGACCAGTACAACACCACCCTGTACGGGCTCGATGACCGTTATCGCGGCGTCTATGGCATGCGCGATGTGGTGTTCGTCAATGAACAGGACATCCGCAAGCTGGGCTACGAGCCGGGGCAGAAAGTCGACATGGTCTCGCTGTGGGGCGATGGCCGTGAGCGTCGGGTCAGCGGCTTCACCTTGATCGCCTATGACATTCCCGCCGGGCAGGCCGCCGCCTATTACCCCGAAACCAACCCGTTGGTGCCGCTGGAAAGCTATGGCGACCGTACGTTTACCCCGACGTCGAAGTTCATCGCCATCCGGCTTGAACCCGCGCCGGTCAGCAATCTGATCCAGTCCCACGGCGCTTGA
- a CDS encoding cytochrome ubiquinol oxidase subunit I, protein MLNLEALDLARIQFAFTVSFHIIFPAITIGLASFLAVLEGLWLRTNNAVYKDLYHFWSKIFAVNFGMGVVSGLVMAYEFGTNWSRFSDFAGSITGPLLTYEVLTAFFLEAGFLGVMLFGWNRVGRGLHFFSTVMVAIGTLISTFWILASNSWMQTPQGFSIVDGRVVPLDWFAIVFNPSFPFRLAHMAIAAFVATAFFVGSSAAWHLLRKNDTPAVRKMLSMALWMALIVAPIQAVVGDAHGLNTLEHQPAKIAAIEGHWENVGNGATPLVLFGIPDMQAEKTRFAIEVPYLGSLILTHSLDKQIPALKSFPKEDRPNSTIIFFSFRIMAGLGMLMILTGLLGFALRRNGALYRNRLFLRLVLFMGPTGLIAMLAGWITTEVGRQPWVVYGLMRTADAASNHSVTQLSISLALFVLIYFSVFAVGIGYMMKLVRKGPQPHHDHPPQGGPGQERTPRRPLSAVTETLASGDHTN, encoded by the coding sequence ATGTTAAATCTCGAGGCGCTGGACCTTGCGCGAATTCAATTCGCCTTCACGGTCTCGTTTCACATTATTTTCCCCGCTATCACCATCGGCCTGGCCAGTTTCCTGGCGGTGCTCGAAGGCTTGTGGCTGAGAACCAACAACGCGGTCTACAAGGACCTGTATCACTTCTGGTCGAAGATCTTCGCCGTCAACTTCGGCATGGGCGTGGTCTCGGGCCTGGTCATGGCCTACGAGTTCGGCACCAATTGGAGTCGTTTCTCGGACTTTGCCGGCAGCATCACCGGGCCGTTGCTCACCTATGAGGTGCTGACGGCGTTCTTCCTGGAAGCGGGTTTCCTCGGGGTCATGCTGTTTGGCTGGAACCGGGTGGGGCGCGGTTTGCACTTCTTTTCTACGGTGATGGTCGCCATCGGGACGTTGATCTCGACGTTCTGGATCCTGGCGTCCAACAGCTGGATGCAAACGCCCCAGGGCTTCTCCATCGTCGATGGCCGGGTGGTGCCGCTGGACTGGTTCGCCATCGTCTTCAACCCGTCGTTCCCGTTCCGCCTGGCGCATATGGCAATCGCTGCCTTTGTTGCCACGGCGTTCTTCGTCGGCTCATCGGCGGCCTGGCACTTGCTGCGTAAAAACGACACTCCGGCAGTGCGTAAAATGCTCTCGATGGCGTTGTGGATGGCGTTGATCGTGGCTCCGATCCAGGCGGTCGTCGGTGATGCCCATGGTTTGAACACTCTGGAGCACCAGCCGGCGAAAATTGCTGCGATTGAAGGGCATTGGGAAAACGTCGGTAACGGCGCGACGCCGCTGGTGTTGTTTGGCATCCCTGACATGCAGGCCGAGAAGACCCGCTTTGCAATCGAAGTGCCGTACCTGGGTAGCCTGATCCTCACCCACAGCCTGGACAAACAGATCCCGGCGCTCAAGAGCTTCCCCAAGGAAGACCGGCCGAACTCGACCATCATCTTTTTCAGCTTCCGCATCATGGCCGGACTGGGCATGTTGATGATCCTTACTGGCTTGCTGGGCTTCGCCTTGCGGCGTAACGGCGCGCTGTATCGCAATCGCCTGTTCCTGCGCCTGGTGTTGTTCATGGGGCCGACCGGGCTGATCGCCATGCTGGCCGGCTGGATCACCACCGAAGTAGGGCGCCAGCCGTGGGTGGTCTACGGGCTGATGCGCACCGCAGACGCGGCGTCCAATCACAGCGTTACGCAATTGAGCATCTCCCTGGCGTTGTTTGTGCTCATCTACTTCTCTGTATTCGCCGTGGGTATCGGCTACATGATGAAGTTGGTGCGCAAAGGCCCGCAGCCCCATCACGACCATCCGCCACAGGGCGGCCCCGGCCAGGAGCGTACACCACGCCGCCCCCTGTCCGCCGTCACCGAGACGCTCGCGTCCGGCGACCACACCAACTGA